Part of the Streptomyces sp. NBC_01264 genome, AGCGGGGCACCGACTGCGTCGTCGGCTTCGTCGAGCACCACCACCGCCCGCGCACCGAGGTCATGCTCCACGGCCTCGAACTCATCGAGCGGCGCGAGATCCAGTACCGCGGCTCCACCTTCACCGAGATGGACGTGGACGCGATTCTGGCGCGGCGCCCCGCCGTCGCGCTCGTGGACGAGCTCGCCCACACCAATGTGCCGGGCTCGCGCAACGCCAAGCGCTGGCAGGACGTGGAGGAACTCCTCCAGGCCGGCATCGACGTCGTCTCGACCGTCAACATCCAGCACCTCGAATCGCTGGGTGACGTGGTCGAGACGATCACCGGGGTCCGTCAGCGCGAGACGGTCCCCGATGAAGTCGCCCGGCGGGCGGACCAGATCGAACTCGTCGACATGTCCCCCCAGGCCCTGCGCCGCCGGATGGCCCACGGCAACGTCTACAAGGCCGACAAGGTCGACGCGGCCCTGTCCAACTACTTCCGCCCCGGAAACCTGACCGCCCTGCGCGAGCTCGCCCTGCTGTGGGTCGCCGACCGCGTCGACGAGTACCTCCAGGAGTACCGGGGCGAGCACAACATCCGCTCCACCTGGCAGGCCCGCGAACGCATCGTCGTCGGCCTCACCGGCGGACCGGAGGGCCGTACCCTCATCCGCCGCGCCGCGCGCCTCGCCGAGAAGGGCTCAGGCGGCGAGGTCCTCGCCGTCTACGTCGCCGCAAGCGACGGGCTGACCTCGGCATCGCCCAAGGAACTCGCCGTCCAGCGGACCCTGGTCGAGGACCTCGGCGGCACCTTCCACCACGTCATCGGCGACAACGTCCCCGACGCGCTGCTGGAGTTCGCCCGCGGGTGCAACGCCACCCAGATCGTGCTCGGCGTCAGCCGCCGCCGCTCCTGGCAGTCCGTCTTCCGCCCCGGTGTCAGCGCCACCGTCGCCCGCGAGTCCGGCCCGGACCTCGACGTCCACATCGTCACCCACGACGAGGCCGCCAAGGGGCGCGGCCTGCCCGTCGCGCGCGGCGCACGGCTCGGGCGTTCCCGCATCATCTGGGGCTGGATCGCCGGCGTGGCCGGCCCGGCGCTGCTCGCGTTGCTGCTGAACCAGGTCGTCCCCGACCTCGGGCTCGCCAACGACATGCTGCTCTTCCTCACCTTCACCGTGGCGGCAGCCCTGCTCGGAGGACTCCTCCCCGCCCTGGCCTCGGCGGCCTTCGGCTCCCTGCTGCTGAACTACTTCTTCACGCCGCCGCTGCACGAGTTCACCATCTCTGACCCCAAGAACATCGTCGCCATCGCGATCTTCGTGGGCGTGGCCGTGTCGGTGGCCTCCGTCGTCGACCTGGCCGCCCGCCGCACCCATCAAGCCGCCCGGCTGCGCGCCGAGTCCGAGATCCTCTCCTTCCTCGCCGGCAGTGTCCTGCGCGGCGAGAACTCCCTCGACGCCCTCCTGGAACGGCTGCGCGAGACCTTCGCCATGCAGTCGGTCGTCCTCCTGGAACGCACCAGCGAAGTCGACCCCTGGACCACCGCCGCGTCCGTCGGCACCGGCGCCGTCACCCGGCCCGAGGACGCGGACGTCGACCTGCCCATAAGCGACAATATGGCCCTCGCCCTGACCGGCCGGGTGCTCCCGGCCGCGGACCGCCGGGTCCTCGGCGCCTTCGCCGCCCAGGCCGCCGTCGTACTCGACCGCCAGCGCCTCGTGGACGAGGCCGAGAAGTCCCGCGCACTGGGTGAAGCCAACCGCATACGCACCGCGCTGCTCGCCGCCGTCAGCCACGACCTGCGGACCCCGCTCGCCGGCATCAAGGCCTCCGTCAGCTCGCTGCGCTCCGACGACGTGGAATGGTCCGAGGAGGACAAGGCCGAGCTCCTCGAAGGCATCGAGGACGGCGCCGACCGCCTCGCCGCGCTGATCGGGAACCTCCTCGACATGTCCCGCCTCAACACGGGCACCGTCGTCCCGCTGATCCGCGAGACCGACCTCGACGAGGTCGTCCCCATGGCGCTGGGCGGCGTACCCGAGGACAGCGTCGTCCTGGACATCCCCGAAACCCTGCCGATGATCGCCGTCGACCGCGGACTACTGGAACGGGCCGTGGCCAACATCGTCGAGAACGCCGTCAAGTACAGCCCCATCGGCCAACCGGTCAACGTCTCCGCCAGCGCCCTCGCCAGCCGCGTCGAACTGCGCGTCGTCGACCGCGGCCCCGGAGTCCCCGACGAGGCCAAGGATCGCATCTTCGAACCGTTCCAGCGCCACGGCGACGCGCCGCGCGGCGCCGGGGTGGGCCTGGGCCTCGCCGTCGCCCGAGGCTTTACGGAGGCCATCGGCGGCACCCTGACCGCCGAGGACACCCCCGGCGGCGGCCTCACCATGGTCATCACCCTCCCCATAGCGGGCGGCACCCCGCCGGTCAGCGCCGAACTCCCGACCTCCGCGGTCACCTGACAGTGCGGCAGCCGGCGCCCGGGGTCATGCCCGACGGCCGCCGGCCACCTCGTGTGGCCGGCCCCCGACGCTCGCATCAGCTCACCGGGCCCGCGATCGCCGTGGTGCGGCGAGGTGGCGCCGGTAGGTGGCCAGTCCCTCCCCGGTCAGACACCGCCAGGTCCGGGGCCGGCGTCCGACCTGCCCCTTCTCGACCGTCATCCTTCGAGGCTTCGGGCGTCATACGACGCGTGCCTCCCGCCAGGCTGCCGCGGCCGCCGGCAGCGCGCACGCGATGGCGGCCACGACCGCGAAAGCGATGCTGTCCAGGAAGGCGGTGAGGCCGAGCACGAGGGCCAGTACGTAGGCAACCGCCCAGACGCCGATCACTCTGAGATGGCGGCCGCCATAGCCGCGCAGGACCACGGGCTGCCGGGTGACGAACGAGGAACAGGTGCAGGCGCCCGTGACCGATA contains:
- a CDS encoding sensor histidine kinase, with product MGRGKLRIYLGAAPGVGKTYAMLSEAHRRIERGTDCVVGFVEHHHRPRTEVMLHGLELIERREIQYRGSTFTEMDVDAILARRPAVALVDELAHTNVPGSRNAKRWQDVEELLQAGIDVVSTVNIQHLESLGDVVETITGVRQRETVPDEVARRADQIELVDMSPQALRRRMAHGNVYKADKVDAALSNYFRPGNLTALRELALLWVADRVDEYLQEYRGEHNIRSTWQARERIVVGLTGGPEGRTLIRRAARLAEKGSGGEVLAVYVAASDGLTSASPKELAVQRTLVEDLGGTFHHVIGDNVPDALLEFARGCNATQIVLGVSRRRSWQSVFRPGVSATVARESGPDLDVHIVTHDEAAKGRGLPVARGARLGRSRIIWGWIAGVAGPALLALLLNQVVPDLGLANDMLLFLTFTVAAALLGGLLPALASAAFGSLLLNYFFTPPLHEFTISDPKNIVAIAIFVGVAVSVASVVDLAARRTHQAARLRAESEILSFLAGSVLRGENSLDALLERLRETFAMQSVVLLERTSEVDPWTTAASVGTGAVTRPEDADVDLPISDNMALALTGRVLPAADRRVLGAFAAQAAVVLDRQRLVDEAEKSRALGEANRIRTALLAAVSHDLRTPLAGIKASVSSLRSDDVEWSEEDKAELLEGIEDGADRLAALIGNLLDMSRLNTGTVVPLIRETDLDEVVPMALGGVPEDSVVLDIPETLPMIAVDRGLLERAVANIVENAVKYSPIGQPVNVSASALASRVELRVVDRGPGVPDEAKDRIFEPFQRHGDAPRGAGVGLGLAVARGFTEAIGGTLTAEDTPGGGLTMVITLPIAGGTPPVSAELPTSAVT